A region from the Haloarcula limicola genome encodes:
- a CDS encoding amphi-Trp domain-containing protein: MPEETLFETERPLGRDAVADYLRTLADSLESGSDVTLRAGDQSVTLDPPETVEFEVKAEREGPTDGDGELSIEVELEWPENASESESADGDLRIE, from the coding sequence ATGCCAGAAGAGACGCTGTTCGAGACAGAACGACCGCTCGGCCGAGACGCCGTCGCCGACTACCTCCGAACGCTCGCCGACTCGCTGGAGTCCGGGTCGGACGTGACGCTTCGCGCGGGCGACCAGTCCGTCACGCTCGACCCTCCCGAGACGGTGGAGTTCGAGGTCAAAGCGGAGCGAGAGGGACCGACCGACGGCGACGGCGAGCTGAGCATCGAAGTCGAACTGGAGTGGCCCGAGAACGCGTCCGAGAGCGAGTCCGCGGACGGCGACCTGCGGATCGAGTGA
- a CDS encoding PadR family transcriptional regulator has translation MHDLTGFQRDLLYVISGLEEPHGLAIKEELEEYYEKEIHHGRLYPNLDTLVDKGLVEKGQRDRRTNFYTLTRRGRREIEARQDWETQYLDA, from the coding sequence ATGCACGACTTGACCGGATTCCAGCGCGACCTCCTCTACGTCATCTCGGGGCTGGAGGAGCCACACGGGCTGGCGATAAAGGAGGAACTGGAGGAGTACTACGAGAAGGAGATCCACCACGGCCGGCTGTATCCGAACCTCGATACGCTCGTCGACAAGGGACTCGTCGAGAAGGGCCAGCGGGACCGGCGGACGAACTTCTATACGCTCACGCGACGCGGCCGCCGCGAGATCGAGGCTCGGCAGGACTGGGAGACGCAGTACCTCGACGCGTGA
- a CDS encoding AI-2E family transporter: MVPSDVDWPRAFWIGFGALLAATLLFILYTFIGTFVFGIFLYYATRPLYRRVYRRLRQRTLSALLSLFLLALPVLGLLYYTLAIALQEFERVAATADLGPYAAVAEPYLDVSDAVQNPQALLTDAGTDTLVETLAQFLDYVGFIGTGLVHVFVMFAFAFYLLRDGPRLAEWGKNFLDHRGVLDRYFHEVDRSFHKVFYGNILNAIVTGAIGAISFSLVDMVAPAGHAVPYPALTGLLAGAASLIPIVGMKLVYVPMGAYLSAQAFFASDGWWFVALFVAVAFVVVDTIPDLLVRPYVSSGVSFSLGRFGRTAGDRDPAPGLHTGMLMFAYILGPFLFGWPGIFLAPMLLVLVVHFARFVLPELVEGREIQPRAVDPTNFVEDLREDGASETGDEGENESGRQSEDRPTAEYRPAGTARSTTPDDPEAS, translated from the coding sequence ATGGTACCGTCCGACGTGGACTGGCCCCGCGCCTTCTGGATCGGCTTCGGCGCCCTCCTCGCGGCGACGCTCCTGTTCATCCTGTATACCTTCATAGGCACGTTCGTCTTCGGGATCTTCCTCTACTACGCGACGCGGCCGCTGTACCGCCGCGTCTACCGCCGCCTCCGCCAGCGAACGCTCTCGGCGCTGCTCTCGCTGTTCCTGCTCGCACTGCCCGTCCTCGGCCTGCTCTACTACACGCTCGCCATCGCCCTCCAGGAGTTCGAACGGGTCGCCGCGACCGCAGACCTCGGTCCCTACGCCGCCGTCGCCGAACCGTATCTCGACGTCTCCGACGCCGTCCAGAACCCCCAGGCCCTCCTGACGGATGCCGGAACCGACACCCTCGTCGAGACGCTCGCGCAGTTCCTCGACTACGTCGGGTTCATCGGCACCGGCCTCGTCCACGTCTTCGTCATGTTCGCCTTCGCGTTCTACCTCCTCCGGGACGGGCCGCGACTGGCCGAGTGGGGGAAGAACTTCCTCGACCACCGCGGGGTCTTAGACCGCTACTTCCACGAGGTCGACCGGAGTTTCCACAAGGTGTTCTACGGCAACATCCTCAACGCCATCGTCACCGGTGCGATCGGGGCTATCTCGTTCAGCCTCGTCGACATGGTCGCGCCGGCCGGCCACGCCGTGCCGTATCCCGCCCTGACCGGACTGCTGGCCGGGGCCGCGAGCCTCATCCCCATCGTCGGCATGAAACTCGTCTACGTCCCGATGGGAGCGTACCTCTCGGCGCAGGCGTTCTTCGCCAGCGACGGCTGGTGGTTCGTCGCGCTCTTCGTCGCGGTCGCGTTCGTCGTCGTCGATACGATTCCCGACCTGCTGGTCCGCCCGTACGTCTCCAGCGGCGTCTCTTTCTCGCTCGGTCGGTTCGGGCGGACCGCGGGCGACCGGGACCCTGCGCCCGGTCTCCACACGGGGATGTTGATGTTCGCGTACATCCTCGGCCCGTTCCTCTTCGGCTGGCCGGGCATCTTCCTCGCGCCGATGCTGCTGGTGCTCGTCGTCCACTTCGCTCGGTTCGTCCTCCCGGAACTCGTCGAGGGCAGAGAGATACAGCCGCGAGCGGTCGATCCGACGAACTTCGTCGAGGACCTACGAGAAGACGGAGCGAGTGAGACCGGGGACGAGGGCGAGAACGAGAGCGGCAGACAGAGCGAGGACCGGCCGACCGCGGAGTACCGACCGGCAGGTACCGCGAGGTCGACGACGCCGGACGATCCCGAAGCTAGCTGA